Proteins encoded in a region of the Streptomyces sp. PCS3-D2 genome:
- a CDS encoding alpha-hydroxy-acid oxidizing protein: MPYAGGYQSQVFAAGGSPFPFTSRGLEDAARQALPRPRFDYMAGGAGQERTVAANEDAFARWGLNYRILRDGAAGDPSCTVLGTPMAVPVMLAPAGVADLAHPEAERAAARAAADTGVVQVLSSATSTPLEEVAEAAPGGRRWFQFAWPDDEKLARSLLARAEDAGYRAVVLQGDCHVAGWRTRELDSGFFPFQHGHGIGNYLSDPRFCELAGTGAPPPRGAAPDQAVIRAAAATWNRLYTRPAFRPADLELLRSWTDLPVVVKGVCRSDEATALTDAGVDGIIVSNHGGRQLDSGVAALDCLPGVVEAVAGRVPVLFDSGVRTGTDVLIALALGASAVLIGRPWLYGLAIGGQDGVAHVLRCLEAEFTGALTLTGHRRPGTLSPADLTPVTAHRPRSAR; this comes from the coding sequence TTGCCGTACGCAGGTGGCTACCAGAGCCAGGTCTTCGCCGCAGGCGGAAGCCCCTTCCCCTTCACTTCCCGCGGGCTGGAGGACGCGGCGCGCCAGGCGCTGCCACGCCCCCGCTTCGACTACATGGCGGGGGGCGCCGGGCAGGAGCGGACGGTGGCGGCCAATGAGGACGCCTTCGCGCGCTGGGGCCTGAACTACCGGATCCTCCGGGACGGGGCGGCCGGCGACCCCTCGTGCACGGTCCTGGGGACGCCCATGGCGGTGCCGGTGATGCTGGCCCCGGCCGGAGTGGCCGATCTGGCCCATCCGGAGGCCGAACGGGCGGCGGCACGGGCCGCGGCCGACACGGGCGTCGTGCAGGTGCTGTCGTCGGCGACTTCGACCCCGCTGGAGGAGGTCGCCGAGGCCGCCCCCGGAGGACGAAGGTGGTTCCAGTTCGCCTGGCCCGATGACGAGAAGCTCGCCCGTTCGCTCCTCGCGCGGGCGGAGGACGCCGGGTACCGCGCCGTCGTCCTCCAGGGGGACTGCCACGTCGCGGGCTGGCGCACCCGCGAACTCGACTCCGGCTTCTTTCCGTTCCAGCACGGCCACGGCATCGGGAACTACCTCTCGGATCCGCGGTTCTGCGAACTGGCCGGAACGGGTGCTCCGCCGCCCCGGGGCGCCGCTCCCGACCAGGCGGTCATCCGGGCCGCCGCGGCCACCTGGAACCGCCTCTACACGCGCCCCGCGTTCCGCCCCGCGGACCTGGAACTCCTGCGTTCCTGGACCGACCTGCCCGTGGTCGTGAAGGGGGTCTGCCGGTCGGACGAGGCGACCGCGCTGACCGACGCGGGCGTCGACGGGATCATCGTCTCCAACCACGGAGGCCGACAGCTGGACAGCGGAGTGGCGGCGCTCGACTGCCTGCCCGGGGTGGTCGAGGCCGTCGCCGGCCGGGTGCCCGTCCTCTTCGACTCGGGCGTCCGTACCGGGACCGACGTCCTGATCGCCCTCGCGCTGGGGGCGAGTGCCGTCCTGATCGGCCGGCCTTGGCTCTACGGCCTCGCCATCGGCGGACAGGACGGCGTCGCGCACGTCCTGCGCTGCCTGGAGGCCGAGTTCACAGGTGCGCTCACCCTCACCGGACATCGGCGCCCCGGCACCCTCTCACCCGCCGATCTCACGCCCGTCACCGCCCACCGACCCCGGAGTGCCCGATGA
- a CDS encoding XdhC family protein: MRELVETARRWVAEGRAGYLARPVTEQGFGPRDPAGALLVDVRGECVGSLYRGVFDAELAAEVAAMAPGATARVCEVSVAGDEAVAAKLTCGGQAEVLLQPLAAIPAEWWQLLGEGVGVALVTRLNGAADQASSEVVRATAVPDGDAGRRAAELLATRRAGRDALYGDSGLVLVEAHPSAPYVVIGGGGELAAVIERQALLLDWEAVRVEAAGPAVEVIEARRDAACVVMLSHDERFDVPTLRAALAAGVPYVGALGSRRTTARRRDGLLAAGVTEAELARVHGPIGLDLGARTPAETALAICAEILGVLGARPAGALRDADGPINT, translated from the coding sequence ATGCGTGAGCTGGTGGAGACGGCGCGGCGGTGGGTGGCCGAGGGCCGGGCGGGGTATCTGGCCCGGCCCGTCACCGAGCAGGGCTTCGGGCCGCGGGACCCCGCCGGGGCCCTGCTCGTCGACGTGCGCGGGGAGTGCGTCGGCAGCCTGTACCGAGGAGTGTTCGATGCGGAACTCGCCGCCGAGGTCGCGGCCATGGCTCCCGGGGCCACCGCGCGGGTGTGCGAGGTGTCCGTGGCAGGGGACGAGGCCGTGGCGGCGAAGCTGACCTGCGGCGGGCAGGCCGAGGTGCTGCTCCAGCCGCTCGCGGCGATTCCCGCCGAGTGGTGGCAACTGCTCGGGGAGGGGGTCGGGGTGGCGCTGGTGACCCGCCTGAACGGGGCCGCGGACCAGGCGTCCAGCGAGGTCGTACGGGCCACCGCGGTGCCGGACGGCGATGCCGGGCGGCGGGCCGCGGAGCTCCTGGCCACGCGGCGGGCCGGGCGGGACGCCCTGTACGGGGATTCCGGGCTGGTCCTGGTCGAGGCACACCCGTCGGCCCCGTACGTGGTCATCGGCGGTGGCGGTGAGCTGGCGGCCGTCATCGAACGGCAGGCACTGCTGCTGGACTGGGAGGCGGTGCGGGTCGAGGCCGCCGGGCCTGCGGTGGAGGTGATCGAAGCGCGCCGGGACGCCGCGTGCGTGGTCATGCTGAGCCACGACGAGCGCTTCGACGTGCCGACGCTGCGTGCGGCGCTGGCCGCGGGGGTCCCGTACGTCGGGGCGCTCGGGTCACGGCGGACGACGGCACGCCGGAGGGACGGACTGCTGGCGGCCGGGGTCACCGAGGCGGAACTGGCCCGTGTGCACGGGCCGATCGGGCTCGATCTCGGCGCGCGTACCCCGGCGGAGACCGCCCTGGCGATCTGCGCCGAGATCCTCGGGGTGTTGGGGGCACGCCCGGCGGGTGCGCTGCGGGACGCCGACGGCCCGATCAACACCTGA
- a CDS encoding trans-aconitate 2-methyltransferase, translating into MTARTARTERTERYGDEIFSHTGKDERDRLSALADVLDPVSVDALAAPGPGSVRRCLELAAGTGSVALRMLDLFPSAHVTATELDLRFLEGMRGERLGVLRHDVTTDEFPEGSFDVIHVRYLLHHLPDRAEVFGRIVRWLAPGGRLVIEEPALFSLEAARDEVYRRVSLGALRVLADRIGTDCTDWGLDLPRTAAAHGLTGIGLRTTVPTVAYDTPMGRFWRLTLDHLGPGIAALPGVHTDDVPTVLDRLSRPGFIEMGMATVTLTATKPAF; encoded by the coding sequence ATGACCGCACGCACCGCACGCACCGAACGCACCGAACGCTACGGCGACGAGATCTTCAGCCACACCGGCAAGGACGAGAGGGACCGGCTCTCCGCCCTGGCGGACGTCCTGGACCCGGTCTCCGTCGACGCCCTGGCCGCGCCCGGGCCCGGTTCCGTGCGCCGCTGTCTGGAACTCGCCGCCGGAACGGGCAGCGTGGCCCTCCGGATGCTCGACCTCTTCCCCTCCGCCCACGTGACGGCGACCGAACTCGATCTGCGCTTCCTCGAAGGGATGCGCGGGGAGCGCCTGGGCGTCCTGCGGCACGACGTCACCACGGACGAGTTTCCCGAAGGCTCCTTCGACGTGATCCACGTCCGCTACCTCCTGCACCACCTGCCCGACCGCGCCGAGGTCTTCGGCCGGATCGTCCGCTGGCTCGCGCCCGGCGGCCGCCTGGTCATCGAGGAGCCGGCGCTGTTCTCCCTGGAGGCCGCACGGGACGAGGTCTACCGGCGGGTCTCCCTGGGCGCCCTGCGGGTCCTGGCCGACCGCATCGGCACCGACTGCACCGACTGGGGCCTCGACCTGCCCCGTACCGCCGCCGCCCACGGCCTCACCGGCATCGGCCTGCGCACCACCGTGCCGACGGTCGCGTACGACACCCCGATGGGCCGCTTCTGGCGCCTGACCCTCGACCATCTCGGTCCGGGCATCGCCGCGCTCCCCGGGGTCCACACCGACGACGTCCCGACCGTCCTCGACCGGCTCTCACGCCCCGGGTTCATCGAGATGGGCATGGCCACGGTCACCCTCACCGCAACCAAACCCGCGTTCTGA
- a CDS encoding M4 family metallopeptidase → MHKRRRSTARRVRTGAALAAGLLVAAGLQLAASASEPDLDRNVADAEADVARHPKAFGYGPGQSLRFTDAVVDADGTRHIRFERTYQGLPVIGGDLVVHQDRNGRMTRASRAKGHSPVVRSLEPVVTVSEAAAAAHGAATGIREAVTEPRLVVWAVEGTARLAWQTTVRGVGAHDQPTGLVVVTDAATGERIESYTSEHQARGEGRSAYAGKVPLDTSPRRGGFSLTDPVRGHVTKDAGNIRPGRVNAASGTLFTDADNRWGDGRTLSRDRSTAAVDAHANTALTHDYFKKTFGRKGIRNDGRAPTVFVHVGKHWDNAQWDDSCFCMLTGDGDGRKDTEQVDLDTMGHEMTHGITAATARLRYHGEAGGLNEATSDIFGTMVEWYADNRDDTPDYLFSDRSTPPWLRRLDQPSRDGRSPDCWSPKVRRMDPHQSSGVGNHWFYLASEGSGRKTVNGTAYNSPTCDGSQVTGIGNEKAAKIWYRALTVYMTSTTDYHEARGATLDAARDLYGKGSKEYRTVAQAWGAVNVG, encoded by the coding sequence ATGCACAAGCGCAGGAGATCCACCGCCCGCCGGGTGAGAACCGGAGCCGCTCTGGCCGCCGGGCTACTGGTCGCGGCGGGCCTGCAGCTCGCCGCCTCGGCTTCCGAACCCGACCTGGACCGGAACGTGGCGGACGCGGAGGCCGACGTCGCACGCCACCCGAAGGCGTTCGGCTATGGACCGGGACAGAGCCTGCGGTTCACGGACGCAGTCGTCGACGCGGACGGTACCCGACACATACGTTTCGAGCGCACGTATCAGGGGCTCCCGGTCATCGGCGGCGACCTGGTGGTCCACCAGGACCGGAACGGCAGGATGACGCGCGCCTCGCGCGCCAAGGGACACAGCCCCGTCGTCCGGTCCCTCGAACCGGTCGTCACCGTGTCGGAGGCCGCCGCCGCGGCACACGGCGCGGCCACCGGCATCCGCGAGGCCGTGACCGAACCCCGGCTGGTCGTCTGGGCCGTGGAGGGGACGGCCCGACTGGCCTGGCAGACGACCGTGCGGGGCGTGGGAGCGCACGACCAGCCCACCGGACTGGTGGTCGTCACCGATGCCGCCACCGGCGAGCGGATCGAGAGCTACACCTCGGAGCACCAGGCGCGCGGAGAGGGCCGCTCCGCCTACGCCGGCAAGGTGCCCCTGGACACCAGCCCCCGCAGGGGCGGGTTCTCCCTCACCGACCCGGTCCGCGGGCACGTCACCAAGGATGCCGGCAACATCCGCCCCGGCAGGGTGAACGCGGCGTCGGGCACGCTCTTCACCGACGCCGACAACCGCTGGGGCGACGGCCGCACCCTGTCCCGTGACCGGTCCACCGCGGCCGTGGACGCGCACGCCAACACCGCCCTGACCCACGACTACTTCAAGAAGACCTTCGGCCGGAAGGGCATCAGGAACGACGGTCGGGCACCCACCGTCTTCGTCCACGTCGGCAAGCACTGGGACAACGCCCAGTGGGACGACAGTTGCTTCTGCATGCTGACCGGGGACGGCGACGGCCGCAAGGACACCGAGCAGGTCGACCTCGACACCATGGGGCACGAGATGACGCACGGCATCACCGCCGCCACCGCCCGGCTCCGCTACCACGGCGAGGCCGGCGGACTCAACGAGGCCACCAGCGACATCTTCGGCACCATGGTGGAGTGGTACGCGGACAACCGCGACGACACCCCCGACTACCTGTTCAGCGACCGGTCCACCCCGCCCTGGCTGCGCCGCCTGGACCAGCCCTCGCGTGACGGCAGGTCACCCGACTGCTGGAGCCCCAAGGTCCGCCGCATGGACCCGCACCAGTCCTCCGGAGTGGGCAACCACTGGTTCTACCTGGCCTCCGAGGGCAGCGGTCGCAAGACCGTCAACGGGACCGCGTACAACAGTCCCACCTGTGACGGTTCCCAGGTCACCGGTATCGGCAACGAGAAGGCCGCGAAGATCTGGTACCGGGCGCTGACGGTCTACATGACCTCGACCACCGACTACCACGAGGCCAGGGGCGCGACCCTGGACGCGGCCCGCGACCTCTACGGCAAGGGCAGCAAGGAGTACCGGACCGTGGCGCAGGCCTGGGGTGCCGTCAACGTCGGCTGA
- a CDS encoding class E sortase, producing the protein MTMTHPDDAAQWAGQPAGWPPYPPVPSPEARYAAAPLQPPGPWYGREPLPAPDGWPAQESQPATHAWYTHPPQAYAPPPQSYAWPGQPHPYLPAAHPPLQPDGTWYADHPPQPPEAWYADPPPQPPEAWFTGVPLQPDGASYGREPLPYPDTWDVCPEQAYATAPHLPEWPAGSGGHDGPGAPPPPAPEAPVMPPETAQAPPSRRAGARRAAARRADSGRRRARRGPAGSGRRRRQPPSGAARAAGTVMLTSGLAMVLFVAHQVWWSNVQARAEADEARARLEQAWRDDDPEPRAGDDGDDGFAPGEGFAIIRIPKLDLEFPIAEGIGTQQVLDKGLVGHYPGTGMPADATGNFVLAAHRNTHGEPFREIGRLAPGDRIVVETANASYTYEVAGRIPETPPTDVSVLRPVPGGSPFTVSGRYITLTTCTPEFSTRGRLIVFGKLVGEQPRAQV; encoded by the coding sequence ATGACCATGACGCATCCGGACGACGCCGCACAGTGGGCCGGCCAACCCGCCGGTTGGCCCCCTTATCCACCCGTCCCGTCGCCGGAGGCCCGGTACGCCGCTGCGCCGCTCCAGCCGCCCGGTCCCTGGTACGGCCGTGAACCGCTCCCCGCACCGGACGGTTGGCCCGCTCAGGAATCGCAGCCCGCGACGCACGCCTGGTACACCCACCCGCCCCAGGCGTACGCGCCGCCCCCGCAGTCCTACGCCTGGCCGGGCCAACCGCACCCCTACCTCCCTGCGGCACACCCACCGCTCCAGCCGGACGGCACCTGGTACGCGGACCACCCGCCGCAGCCGCCGGAGGCCTGGTACGCCGACCCCCCGCCGCAGCCGCCCGAGGCCTGGTTCACCGGCGTGCCGCTCCAGCCGGACGGCGCCTCGTACGGCCGTGAACCGCTCCCGTACCCGGACACCTGGGACGTCTGCCCGGAACAGGCGTACGCCACCGCTCCCCACCTCCCCGAGTGGCCGGCCGGCTCCGGGGGGCATGACGGCCCCGGGGCGCCGCCCCCGCCGGCTCCGGAGGCGCCGGTGATGCCGCCGGAGACGGCGCAGGCACCCCCCTCGCGACGGGCCGGGGCCCGGAGGGCGGCGGCCCGTCGCGCCGATTCGGGGCGGCGCAGGGCCCGGCGCGGCCCGGCCGGGTCGGGGCGTCGCCGCAGGCAGCCGCCCTCCGGGGCCGCGCGGGCCGCGGGCACCGTGATGCTCACGTCCGGACTCGCCATGGTCCTCTTCGTCGCCCACCAGGTGTGGTGGAGCAACGTGCAGGCCCGCGCGGAGGCCGACGAGGCCCGGGCCCGACTGGAACAGGCGTGGCGTGACGACGACCCGGAGCCCCGAGCCGGCGACGATGGCGACGACGGCTTCGCGCCGGGCGAGGGTTTCGCGATCATCCGGATCCCGAAACTGGACCTGGAGTTCCCCATCGCCGAGGGCATCGGCACGCAGCAGGTGCTCGACAAGGGGCTGGTGGGCCATTACCCGGGCACGGGAATGCCCGCCGACGCCACCGGGAACTTCGTGCTGGCCGCGCACCGGAACACCCACGGGGAGCCGTTCCGGGAGATCGGCCGGCTGGCGCCGGGGGACCGGATCGTGGTGGAGACCGCGAACGCCTCCTACACCTACGAGGTGGCCGGCCGCATCCCCGAGACCCCACCGACCGACGTGAGCGTGCTCCGCCCGGTCCCCGGCGGATCCCCCTTCACCGTGTCCGGCCGGTACATCACCCTGACGACGTGCACACCCGAGTTCAGCACCCGCGGCCGCCTGATCGTCTTCGGCAAGCTGGTGGGGGAGCAGCCCAGGGCGCAGGTCTGA